The proteins below come from a single Neospora caninum Liverpool complete genome, chromosome IX genomic window:
- a CDS encoding glyceraldehyde 3-phosphate dehydrogenase, related: MVCKLGINGFGRIGRLVFRAAMEHGDVEVLAINDPFMSLDYMVYLLRYDSVHGHYPGEVGHKDGKLVVNGKSVTVFNEKEPTAIPWGQAGVHYICESTGIFLTKEKAQAHLTNGAKKVIMSAPPKDDTPMFVMGVNNGHYKSSDVIVSNASCTTNCLAPLAKIVHDKFGIVEGLMTTVHAMTANQLTVDGPSKGGKDWRAGRSAGVNIIPASTGAAKAVGKIIPSLNGKLTGMAFRVPVADVSVVDLTCKLAKPAKYEDIVAAVKEAAASGPMKGIVSYTDEEVVSSDFIHCKFSSVFDIGAGIMLNDTFVKLVSWYDNEWGYSNRLVELAHYMSVQDGA; this comes from the exons ATGGTGTGCAAGTTGGGCATTAACGGTTTCGGCCGTATTGGTCGTCTGGTGTTCCGTGCTGCGATGGAACACGGCGATGTG GAAGTCTTGGCGATCAACGATCCGTTCATGTCCCTGGACTACATGGTCTACCTTCTGAGATATGACTCCGTTCATGGCCACTACCCCGGTGAAGTCGGCCACAAGGACGGCAAGCTCGTCGTCAACGGCAAATCTGTGACCGTTTTCAACGAGAAGGAGCCGACTGCCATTCCTTGGGGCCAGGCTGGCGTCCACTACATTTGCGAGTCCACCGGTATCTTCCTCACCAAGGAGAAGGCTCAGGCTCACTTGACCaacggagcgaagaaggTCATCATGTCGGCTCCACCCAAGGACGATACCCCCATGTTCGTGATGGGTGTGAACAACGGCCACTACAAGTCGAGCGATGTTATTGTGTCGAACGCCTCTTGCACGACCAACTGCTTGGCTCCCCTGGCGAAGATCGTCCACGACAAGTTCGGCATCGTTGAGGGTCTGATGACCACCGTCCATGCCATGACCGCGAACCAACTGACGGTCGACGGTCCCTCCAAGGGAGGCAAGGACTGGCGTGCTGGCCGCTCGGCAGGAGTTAACATCATCCCTGCCTCCACTGGTGCAGCGAAGGCCGTGGGTAAGATTATCCCGTCCCTCAACGGCAAATTGACTGGTATGGCTTTCCGTGTACCAGTCGCCGACGTTTCCGTTGTCGATCTGACCTGCAAGCTGGCGAAGCCCGCCAAATACGAGGACATTGTTGCCGCTGTGAAGGAGGCAGCTGCGTCCGGACCCATGAAGGGCATTGTGAGCTACACTGACGAAGAGGTCGTCTCCTCCGACTTCATCCACTGCAAgttctcctccgtctttgATATTGGCGCCGGTATCATGCTCAACGACACGTTCGTCAAGCTCGTGTCCTGGTATGACAACGAGTGGGGATACTCCAACCGCCTCGTTGAGCTGGCGCACTACATGTCCGTCCAGGACGGCGCGTAA